From the genome of Phreatobacter cathodiphilus, one region includes:
- the pgsA gene encoding CDP-diacylglycerol--glycerol-3-phosphate 3-phosphatidyltransferase → MSSADPIDRPRRGKTYSVPNLLTYGRVLAVPLVAACLFAQVIYEGGIWLRWVALGIFIVAAITDYFDGYLARAWSQHSAIGRMLDPIADKLLVGIVLMMLAADGTILGWSLWAAMVILAREILVSGLREFLAELRVSVPVTRLAKWKTAVQLVAVGFLIAGPAGDQIVPGVTLVGIVLLWCAAILTLYTGYDYFRAGAGHLIEEDEP, encoded by the coding sequence ATGAGCTCGGCTGATCCGATCGACCGCCCGCGCCGCGGCAAGACCTACAGCGTCCCGAACCTCCTCACCTACGGCCGCGTCCTCGCCGTGCCGCTGGTGGCCGCCTGCCTCTTCGCCCAGGTCATCTACGAGGGCGGCATCTGGCTGCGCTGGGTGGCGCTCGGCATCTTCATCGTCGCCGCCATCACCGACTATTTCGACGGCTACCTCGCCCGCGCCTGGTCGCAGCACTCGGCCATCGGCCGCATGCTCGACCCCATCGCCGACAAACTCCTGGTCGGCATCGTGCTGATGATGCTGGCCGCCGACGGCACCATCCTCGGCTGGTCGCTGTGGGCGGCCATGGTGATCCTGGCGCGCGAGATCCTGGTTTCGGGCCTCAGGGAATTCCTCGCCGAGCTGCGCGTCTCGGTGCCGGTGACCCGGCTCGCCAAGTGGAAGACGGCGGTGCAACTCGTCGCCGTCGGCTTTCTCATCGCGGGCCCTGCCGGCGACCAGATCGTGCCCGGGGTGACCCTGGTCGGCATCGTGCTGCTCTGGTGCGCGGCCATCCTCACGCTCTATACCGGCTACGACTATTTTCGCGCCGGGGCCGGCCACCTGATCGAGGAGGACGAGCCGTGA
- a CDS encoding helix-turn-helix transcriptional regulator yields the protein MAGGVLDVDRYAFDVIDRLEGRTEPDQVMTELVGVMRHFGFSSLIVTGVPLPHQNLEALVLVHHWPQGWWDRYNSRNYAQIDPAMRKVMSSVMPFVWSESRTPTISREQALILDEAGDFGLADGYCVPIHSGGGLDACVSFGADRVTLSRREQRSLHLISLYGYEAIRRARLPGDGGGSFGLTPQQIECIRWAAEGKSNWEIGQILAISENTVKNHLASALERTGCTSRAHLVARCLRRKIIP from the coding sequence ATGGCGGGCGGAGTACTGGACGTCGACCGCTATGCGTTCGATGTGATCGATCGTCTGGAAGGAAGGACCGAGCCTGACCAGGTCATGACCGAACTGGTGGGCGTGATGCGCCATTTCGGCTTTTCCTCCCTCATCGTCACCGGCGTGCCTCTCCCCCATCAGAACCTCGAGGCGCTCGTGCTGGTCCATCATTGGCCGCAGGGCTGGTGGGATCGCTACAACAGCCGCAACTATGCCCAGATCGATCCGGCGATGCGGAAGGTGATGAGCTCGGTCATGCCTTTCGTCTGGAGCGAATCCCGCACCCCGACGATCAGCCGCGAGCAGGCTCTCATCCTGGACGAGGCCGGTGATTTCGGCCTCGCGGACGGCTATTGCGTGCCGATCCACTCCGGAGGCGGGTTGGACGCCTGCGTGTCCTTCGGCGCCGACCGGGTGACCCTGTCGAGACGCGAGCAGCGCTCGCTCCATCTCATCAGCCTCTACGGTTACGAAGCGATCCGGCGGGCGAGGCTGCCGGGCGACGGCGGAGGATCCTTCGGCCTGACGCCGCAGCAGATCGAATGCATCCGCTGGGCCGCCGAGGGCAAGTCCAACTGGGAGATCGGTCAGATCCTGGCGATCTCCGAGAACACGGTGAAGAATCATCTGGCCAGCGCCTTGGAGCGGACAGGCTGCACGTCCCGCGCCCATCTCGTCGCCCGCTGCCTGCGCCGGAAGATCATCCCCTGA
- a CDS encoding HNH endonuclease: protein MPVSTAISPGSWPALVLNADYRPLSYYPLSLWSWQDTIKAVFLDRVTVVSTYEKAIHSPSFEMRLPSVVSLKTYVKPSRNPAFTRFNVFLRDRFRCQYCGHGEDLTFDHLIPRSKGGQTTWDNVLTACSPCNLSKGSKTLKESGLHLARMPFAPSVQDLHANGRLFPPNYLHQSWMDYLYWDTELEP, encoded by the coding sequence CTGCCGGTTTCGACCGCCATTTCTCCTGGTTCATGGCCGGCCCTGGTGCTCAACGCGGATTATCGCCCGCTGAGCTACTATCCCCTGTCGCTGTGGTCGTGGCAGGATACGATCAAGGCCGTCTTCCTCGACCGCGTCACCGTCGTCTCGACCTACGAGAAGGCGATCCACTCGCCGAGCTTCGAGATGAGGCTGCCGAGCGTGGTGTCGCTCAAGACCTATGTGAAGCCGTCGCGCAATCCCGCCTTCACCCGGTTCAACGTCTTCCTGCGCGACCGTTTCCGCTGCCAGTACTGCGGCCACGGCGAGGACCTGACCTTCGACCACCTGATCCCGCGCTCCAAGGGTGGCCAGACCACCTGGGACAACGTGCTGACGGCCTGCTCGCCCTGCAATCTCAGCAAGGGCTCGAAGACGCTGAAGGAATCGGGCCTCCACCTCGCGCGCATGCCCTTCGCCCCGAGCGTGCAGGACCTGCACGCCAACGGCCGGCTGTTCCCGCCGAACTACCTGCACCAGAGCTGGATGGACTATCTCTACTGGGACACCGAGCTGGAGCCGTAG
- a CDS encoding MBL fold metallo-hydrolase codes for MSKPPAPPRSKLNRRRLLGVLASLPVIGGAGGAFAYRSQPYYSGPVSDHFDGTRFFDPHGSPPKAFTDLLRWQFGGDERARWPESWPSDHADVPPPRVDGDAVRLSYVGHATILMQTRGLNILFDPVWSERVSPVSFAGPKRVNAPGIAFDALPKIDLVLVSHGHYDHLDVETLSRLQAVHQPRVITPLGQDAIMKAHDPAIRAEAHDWGDRIEIGNGMAVHLAAMRHWTARGLFDRNKALWAAFVIEAPGGLVYHIGDTGYGDGHHFREAKRRFGGFRLAILPIGAYEPRWFMRDQHMNPAEAVQVMIDCGARRALAHHWGTVQLTNEAIEEPRLALHAALAERAIAPDLFRAIRPGEVWELPAAEA; via the coding sequence ATGAGCAAGCCCCCGGCTCCGCCTCGCTCCAAGCTCAACCGCCGCCGCCTCCTCGGCGTGCTCGCTTCGCTGCCGGTCATCGGCGGCGCCGGCGGCGCCTTCGCCTATCGCAGCCAGCCCTATTATTCCGGCCCGGTCAGCGACCATTTCGACGGCACCCGCTTCTTCGACCCGCACGGCTCGCCGCCCAAGGCCTTCACCGACCTGCTGCGCTGGCAGTTCGGCGGCGACGAAAGGGCGCGCTGGCCGGAGAGCTGGCCCTCGGACCATGCGGACGTACCGCCGCCGCGGGTCGATGGCGACGCCGTCCGCCTCTCCTATGTCGGCCACGCCACGATCCTGATGCAGACGCGCGGCCTGAACATCCTCTTCGATCCGGTCTGGTCCGAGCGGGTGTCGCCGGTCTCCTTTGCAGGGCCGAAGCGGGTCAACGCCCCGGGCATCGCCTTCGACGCCCTGCCGAAGATCGACCTCGTCCTCGTCAGCCACGGGCACTACGACCATCTCGACGTGGAGACGTTGTCGCGGCTTCAGGCCGTCCACCAGCCGAGGGTGATCACGCCGCTCGGCCAGGACGCCATCATGAAGGCCCATGATCCCGCCATCCGTGCCGAGGCCCACGACTGGGGCGACCGCATCGAGATCGGCAACGGCATGGCCGTGCATCTCGCCGCGATGCGGCACTGGACGGCGCGGGGCTTGTTCGACCGCAACAAGGCGCTGTGGGCGGCCTTCGTCATCGAGGCGCCGGGCGGCCTCGTCTACCACATCGGCGATACCGGCTATGGCGACGGCCACCACTTCCGCGAGGCGAAGCGGCGGTTCGGCGGCTTCCGCCTCGCCATCCTGCCGATCGGCGCCTATGAGCCGCGCTGGTTCATGCGCGACCAGCACATGAACCCGGCCGAGGCGGTGCAGGTGATGATCGATTGCGGCGCGCGCCGGGCGCTCGCCCACCACTGGGGCACGGTGCAGCTCACCAACGAGGCGATCGAGGAGCCGCGCCTGGCGCTGCATGCGGCCCTCGCCGAGCGCGCCATCGCGCCCGACCTGTTCCGCGCCATCCGCCCCGGCGAGGTCTGGGAGCTGCCGGCGGCGGAGGCCTGA
- a CDS encoding disulfide bond formation protein B, which produces MKPAEIVASCLNRPWLSGALAIAAGATGTILGAWFFELVVGLPPCPLCLQQRVPYYAVIPAALVVAFMAWKRWPGALVRLGLLLLAGLMIWGAGLGVYHAGAEWGFWQGPTTCAQPTVIARNPADLLRQLQTAKPLADCTVAAWRFLGLSLAGWNVLIASALALVALAAASWPRADTALAA; this is translated from the coding sequence ATGAAACCCGCCGAGATCGTCGCGTCCTGCCTCAACCGACCCTGGCTGTCGGGCGCCCTCGCGATCGCGGCCGGCGCCACGGGCACGATCCTCGGCGCCTGGTTCTTCGAACTGGTGGTCGGCCTGCCGCCGTGCCCGCTCTGCCTGCAGCAGCGCGTCCCCTATTACGCGGTCATCCCCGCCGCGCTCGTGGTCGCCTTCATGGCCTGGAAGCGCTGGCCCGGCGCCCTCGTCCGCCTCGGACTTCTCCTTCTGGCGGGCCTGATGATCTGGGGTGCCGGGCTCGGCGTCTACCATGCGGGGGCGGAATGGGGTTTCTGGCAGGGGCCGACCACCTGTGCCCAGCCGACCGTCATCGCCCGCAACCCCGCCGACCTCCTGCGCCAGTTGCAGACGGCAAAACCCCTCGCCGATTGTACGGTCGCCGCCTGGCGCTTCCTCGGCCTGTCGCTCGCCGGCTGGAACGTGCTGATCGCCTCGGCCCTGGCGCTGGTGGCGCTCGCCGCCGCCAGCTGGCCCCGCGCCGACACGGCTTTGGCGGCGTGA
- a CDS encoding TIGR02302 family protein, translating into MSDGMDRERPPAPNEHHLALGHAIDRAKLVILWERVWPRLVLFLGIFGGVLAVSWLGFWQVVPYWARFGGVLFVLALLLGAAWPLLTIRRPSDQEALRRIDRATEGGHRPATALADGLATSDDPFAKALWEEHRARVAAAAGRLRTGIPTPRMPSLDRYAIRALALLLIVPAFFLAGEERTQRLLTAFDWRAPPVPINYRIDAWVTPPAYTARPPVILPTRRVSDGAPAAHAAAEPEIFRVPAGSVVTLRVAGLADVAVKPEGGIAAAPVPERAEGAPPATAQTSPSALAESRWTVTQNGSLSVSGSGAQPLAWRFEAIPDGAPTIAFERAPQTDQRNQFVLSYKVEDDYGVKEAEATLSLAPSALALQREAARPLADLPPLPLSLPQARTRQGSGQTARDFVAHPFAGLQVAVKLRAKDDAGNEGFSETVYGTLPARVFSKPLPRALVEQRRILALDANAAPRVARALEALTTAPDRFGMETPVYLGLRTAYFRLVRARDDAALVEVMDYLWDIAVRMEDGDVSEAERAVSQAAERLRQAIERGASEEEIRRLSQDLRQAMDRLMRELAEQAMRNRQDGNQQQAQRDPNARQVRPQDLRDMLNRIENLARNGARDQAQRLMQELQQMLQGLQAGRQQQQQQGENGEQGEQGESPLDRLADMIRRQQQLRDDTFRRNQEQRRAQRGQQRPGQRGQQGQQQQPGQQGQQGEGEQGYDQLGDAQRQLRELLDQLREQLGQQGEGEGQGQGQSEGGRQAQEGMGNAGRAMREAEEALGRGNGQGATDAQGRALRSLQQGAQGLAQQMQEGQGQGQQGQPGQPGGRQGQAGNQDYDPLGRPTRGREANENSDVRIPNAGEGAAQRAQRVLEELRRRLSDQDRPQIEMEYIERLLRGLQIQ; encoded by the coding sequence TTGAGCGACGGCATGGACAGGGAACGGCCTCCGGCCCCCAACGAGCATCACCTCGCTCTCGGTCACGCGATCGACCGCGCCAAACTCGTCATCCTCTGGGAGCGGGTCTGGCCGCGCCTGGTGCTCTTCCTCGGCATTTTCGGCGGCGTCCTCGCCGTCTCCTGGCTCGGCTTCTGGCAGGTCGTGCCCTATTGGGCCCGTTTCGGCGGCGTCCTCTTCGTCCTCGCCCTGCTGCTGGGCGCAGCCTGGCCGCTCCTGACGATTCGGCGTCCCTCCGACCAGGAGGCGCTGCGCCGCATCGACCGCGCGACGGAGGGCGGCCACCGTCCCGCCACCGCGCTCGCCGACGGCCTCGCCACATCCGACGACCCCTTCGCCAAGGCCCTGTGGGAGGAACACCGCGCCCGCGTCGCCGCCGCGGCCGGCCGGCTGCGCACCGGCATCCCGACCCCGCGGATGCCGAGCCTCGACCGCTACGCCATCCGCGCCCTCGCCCTTCTCCTCATCGTCCCCGCCTTCTTCCTCGCCGGCGAGGAGCGCACCCAGCGCCTCCTGACCGCCTTCGACTGGCGCGCCCCGCCGGTGCCGATCAACTACCGCATCGACGCCTGGGTAACGCCGCCGGCCTATACCGCCCGCCCCCCGGTGATCCTGCCGACGCGCCGCGTGAGCGACGGCGCGCCCGCCGCCCATGCCGCCGCCGAGCCCGAAATCTTCCGCGTGCCGGCCGGTTCCGTCGTCACCCTGCGCGTTGCCGGCCTCGCCGATGTCGCGGTGAAGCCGGAGGGCGGCATCGCCGCCGCGCCGGTCCCGGAACGCGCCGAGGGCGCTCCCCCGGCCACGGCGCAGACGTCCCCCTCGGCCCTCGCCGAATCCCGCTGGACCGTGACGCAGAACGGCAGCCTTTCGGTCAGCGGGTCCGGCGCCCAGCCGCTCGCCTGGCGCTTCGAGGCCATTCCGGACGGGGCTCCCACCATCGCCTTCGAGCGCGCCCCGCAGACCGACCAGCGCAACCAGTTCGTGCTCTCCTACAAGGTCGAGGACGACTACGGCGTGAAGGAAGCCGAGGCGACCCTGTCTCTGGCGCCCTCGGCCCTCGCCCTGCAGCGCGAGGCCGCCCGCCCGCTCGCCGACCTGCCGCCCCTGCCGCTCAGCCTTCCCCAGGCCCGCACCCGCCAGGGCAGCGGCCAGACGGCGCGCGATTTCGTCGCCCATCCCTTCGCCGGCCTGCAGGTGGCGGTGAAGCTCCGGGCGAAGGACGATGCCGGCAACGAGGGCTTCTCCGAAACCGTCTACGGCACCCTGCCGGCGCGCGTCTTCTCCAAGCCCCTGCCGCGCGCCCTCGTCGAGCAGCGCCGCATCCTCGCCCTCGATGCCAATGCGGCCCCGCGCGTCGCCCGGGCGCTGGAGGCGCTGACCACGGCGCCCGATCGCTTCGGCATGGAGACGCCGGTCTATCTCGGCCTCAGGACCGCCTATTTCCGCCTCGTCCGCGCCCGCGACGACGCCGCCCTCGTCGAGGTGATGGACTATCTCTGGGACATCGCCGTGCGCATGGAGGACGGCGACGTTTCCGAGGCCGAGCGCGCCGTCTCCCAGGCCGCCGAGCGCCTGCGCCAGGCCATCGAGCGCGGCGCCTCCGAGGAGGAGATCCGCCGCCTGTCGCAGGACCTGCGCCAGGCCATGGACCGGCTGATGCGCGAACTCGCCGAACAGGCCATGCGCAACCGCCAGGACGGCAACCAGCAGCAGGCGCAGCGCGATCCCAACGCGCGGCAGGTCCGTCCGCAGGACCTGCGCGACATGCTCAACCGCATCGAGAACCTCGCCCGCAATGGCGCCCGCGACCAGGCCCAGCGCCTGATGCAGGAGCTGCAGCAGATGCTGCAGGGCCTGCAGGCCGGCCGCCAGCAGCAACAGCAGCAGGGCGAGAACGGCGAGCAGGGCGAACAGGGCGAGAGCCCGCTCGACCGCCTGGCCGACATGATCCGCCGCCAGCAGCAGCTGCGCGACGACACCTTCCGCCGCAACCAGGAGCAGCGCCGCGCCCAGCGTGGCCAGCAGCGCCCCGGCCAGCGCGGCCAGCAGGGCCAGCAGCAGCAACCGGGACAGCAGGGCCAACAGGGCGAGGGCGAGCAGGGCTACGACCAGCTCGGCGACGCCCAGCGCCAGCTCCGCGAACTCCTCGACCAGCTTCGCGAGCAACTCGGACAGCAGGGCGAGGGCGAAGGCCAGGGGCAGGGCCAGTCGGAGGGCGGCCGTCAGGCGCAGGAGGGCATGGGTAATGCCGGCCGGGCCATGCGCGAGGCGGAGGAAGCTCTCGGCCGCGGCAACGGCCAGGGCGCCACCGACGCCCAGGGCCGCGCCCTGCGCAGCCTACAGCAGGGGGCCCAGGGCCTCGCCCAGCAGATGCAGGAAGGTCAGGGCCAGGGTCAGCAGGGCCAGCCCGGCCAGCCGGGGGGCCGCCAGGGCCAGGCCGGCAACCAGGATTACGATCCGCTGGGACGGCCGACGCGCGGCCGCGAGGCCAACGAGAACTCGGACGTGCGCATTCCCAATGCCGGCGAGGGCGCGGCCCAGCGGGCCCAGCGCGTGCTGGAGGAGCTGCGCCGCCGCCTCTCGGACCAGGATCGGCCGCAGATCGAGATGGAGTATATCGAGCGCCTGCTGCGCGGCCTGCAGATCCAGTAG
- a CDS encoding acyl-homoserine-lactone synthase, giving the protein MRLLVIDGRDIARHASLMDEAFRLRHRIFVEELGWERLRKPDGREIDQFDVETARHFLILDERDNLRVYTRLLPTQWPHLLSDAYPQLAPRGIPRGPQIWEWTRLAIDPKYRGDGSWSRGSGEMARAVVEHCLANGIEQMTWEGHPVWVTRFLEMGFWPTPLGPITDIDGGPVIAGVMDVTPDVLDGFAGRGIAATPLHAVMA; this is encoded by the coding sequence ATGCGGCTTCTCGTCATCGACGGGCGCGACATCGCCCGGCACGCGTCCCTGATGGATGAGGCCTTCCGGCTTCGCCATCGCATCTTCGTGGAGGAACTGGGGTGGGAACGGCTTCGCAAGCCGGACGGGCGTGAGATCGACCAGTTCGACGTCGAGACGGCCCGCCACTTCCTCATTCTCGACGAGCGCGACAATCTGCGGGTCTATACCCGGCTCTTGCCGACGCAATGGCCGCATCTCCTCAGCGACGCCTATCCGCAACTCGCGCCACGCGGGATTCCGCGGGGGCCGCAGATCTGGGAATGGACGCGCCTGGCCATCGATCCGAAATATCGCGGCGACGGCAGCTGGTCGCGTGGCTCCGGTGAGATGGCCCGCGCCGTCGTCGAGCATTGCCTCGCCAACGGCATCGAGCAGATGACCTGGGAGGGCCACCCGGTCTGGGTGACCCGGTTCCTGGAAATGGGCTTCTGGCCGACGCCGCTCGGTCCCATCACCGACATCGACGGGGGGCCGGTGATCGCCGGCGTGATGGACGTCACGCCCGACGTCCTCGACGGCTTCGCAGGGCGCGGCATCGCCGCGACCCCGCTGCACGCCGTCATGGCCTGA
- the moaD gene encoding molybdopterin converting factor subunit 1 → MKVLYFAWVRERIGLASEEIEPPAGVVTVADLIAHLIGRGEGYAHAFENRTVIRAALDQVHVKPDAPLAGAREIAFFPPMTGG, encoded by the coding sequence GTGAAGGTGCTCTATTTCGCCTGGGTGCGCGAGCGGATCGGCCTCGCCTCGGAGGAGATCGAGCCGCCGGCCGGGGTCGTCACCGTCGCCGATCTCATCGCCCATCTCATCGGCCGCGGCGAGGGCTATGCCCATGCCTTCGAGAACCGCACGGTGATTCGCGCCGCCCTCGATCAAGTCCACGTGAAACCGGACGCTCCCTTGGCGGGTGCGCGGGAAATCGCCTTCTTTCCGCCCATGACCGGCGGCTGA
- a CDS encoding DNA-3-methyladenine glycosylase family protein gives MRIETDEDLSAMLAVLAAQCPVMGRLHAERGIPPLRRRPAGFEGLVHVVVFQQISTLAAQAIWSRTLSVLGAVTPERLAAASDEDYRACGQSRPKTRTLRAVAAAVLDGTLDLEALPAMEAEAAHAALTRVKGIGPWTADVYLLTCLGHGDAWPAGDIALQAAVQDALGLAARPDAGTMIAVAERWRPRRAAAARLLWAHYAALKGRAAIPATTA, from the coding sequence ATGCGGATCGAGACGGACGAGGATCTGAGCGCCATGCTGGCGGTGCTGGCGGCACAGTGCCCGGTCATGGGCCGGCTGCATGCCGAGCGCGGCATCCCTCCGCTGCGCCGGCGACCGGCGGGCTTCGAGGGCCTCGTCCACGTGGTGGTGTTCCAGCAGATCTCGACGCTCGCGGCGCAGGCGATCTGGAGCCGGACGCTGTCGGTGCTCGGCGCGGTGACCCCCGAACGGCTGGCGGCGGCGAGCGACGAGGATTACCGCGCCTGCGGCCAGTCGCGGCCGAAGACGCGCACGCTGCGGGCCGTCGCGGCGGCGGTCCTCGACGGCACGCTGGACCTCGAGGCGCTGCCGGCGATGGAGGCCGAGGCGGCCCATGCGGCGCTGACCCGGGTCAAGGGCATCGGGCCCTGGACCGCCGACGTCTATCTCCTCACCTGCCTCGGTCACGGCGATGCCTGGCCGGCCGGCGACATCGCGCTGCAGGCGGCGGTGCAGGACGCGCTCGGCCTCGCCGCGCGGCCGGATGCCGGGACCATGATCGCCGTCGCCGAACGCTGGCGGCCCCGTCGCGCCGCGGCGGCCCGGCTCCTCTGGGCCCACTACGCCGCGCTGAAAGGCCGGGCGGCCATTCCTGCCACGACGGCGTGA